The Fulvivirga ligni genome window below encodes:
- the mutS gene encoding DNA mismatch repair protein MutS → MKQYNAIKGRYPGALLLFRVGDFYETFGEDAVKASKVLDIVLTKRANGSASHIELAGFPHHSLDTYLPKLVRAGNRVAICDQLEDPKSVKGIVKRGVTELVTPGLSFNDNVLEKKANNFLASVHFTKHDAGVAFLDLSTGEFMCAQGSVDYVSKLFQGFSPSEVIYCKAAKKQAEDLLQDDYITFHLDEWIYGFDFGYEKLTNHFQTSSLKGFGIEGMDSAVIAAGAILHYLEETEHNEVKHISAISRIDEDKYVWLDKFTIRNLELIFPQHDGGVPLIDILDCTITPMGSRQLKKWMVLPLKEITAINQRLKIVEAFHQSSDLLDDVQHNLKNIGDLERLISKVAVGRINPREMNQLKKAMQNTLPIQATLQASEYDELKKLADQINPCEFLLEKIEKELKEEVPLNASVGNIIRDGIDEELDELRGIAYSGKDYLVQIQQRESQRTGIPSLKIAYNKVFGYYLEVSNAHKDKVPGEWIRKQTLVNAERYITEELKVYEEKILHAEDKLFVIEQRIFNELVLTAAEYVTQIQQNARILAVVDCLSSFAEVAKANKYVKPEVNDSTTLDIKEGRHPVIERQLPIGESYVPNDVFIDNDNQQIIIITGPNMAGKSALLRQTALITLMAQMGAYVPAKSASIGIVDKVFTRVGASDNLSKGESTFMVEMTETASILNNLSDRSLVLMDEIGRGTSTYDGVSIAWSIVEFLHNHPDSRVKTLFATHYHELNQLEEDFPRIKNFNVSVKEVGDKIIFMRKLKEGGSEHSFGIHVAQLAGMPNQVVIRANEIMHFLEKDKHKNDTRKKLEEVPKANFQMNLFEADPRFKEIKGMLEMLDINTISPVEALLKLNELKTVLEKNN, encoded by the coding sequence ATGAAACAGTATAATGCAATAAAAGGCCGATATCCAGGTGCTTTGTTGCTTTTTAGAGTAGGTGATTTTTATGAAACTTTTGGTGAAGATGCAGTAAAGGCTAGTAAAGTGCTGGATATAGTACTTACGAAAAGGGCCAATGGTTCTGCCTCTCACATAGAATTGGCAGGCTTCCCCCATCACTCTTTAGATACTTATCTTCCCAAGCTGGTAAGGGCAGGAAACAGGGTGGCCATCTGTGATCAGTTAGAAGACCCTAAGTCAGTAAAAGGCATCGTAAAAAGAGGGGTTACAGAGTTAGTAACGCCAGGCTTATCTTTTAATGATAACGTCCTGGAAAAGAAGGCTAATAATTTCCTGGCCTCCGTACATTTTACAAAACATGATGCTGGTGTAGCTTTTCTTGACCTTTCTACAGGAGAGTTTATGTGCGCCCAGGGCTCAGTAGATTATGTATCAAAGCTGTTCCAGGGGTTTTCGCCTTCAGAAGTAATTTATTGTAAGGCGGCTAAAAAGCAAGCTGAAGACTTGCTGCAGGATGATTACATCACTTTCCATCTGGATGAATGGATCTATGGATTTGATTTTGGATATGAAAAGCTCACAAATCATTTTCAAACCTCTTCATTAAAAGGTTTTGGTATAGAGGGTATGGATAGTGCAGTGATAGCCGCCGGTGCTATTTTGCATTACCTTGAGGAAACGGAGCATAATGAAGTAAAGCACATTTCTGCTATTTCCAGGATAGATGAAGATAAATACGTATGGCTGGATAAGTTCACCATTCGTAACCTTGAGCTGATTTTCCCGCAGCACGATGGCGGTGTACCTTTAATTGATATTTTAGACTGCACCATTACTCCGATGGGCTCAAGGCAGCTGAAAAAATGGATGGTATTGCCTTTAAAGGAAATCACAGCCATCAATCAAAGGCTAAAGATAGTAGAAGCATTTCACCAGTCATCTGACCTGTTAGATGATGTGCAGCATAATCTTAAAAATATTGGTGATCTGGAAAGATTGATCTCAAAAGTGGCCGTTGGCCGGATAAACCCACGGGAGATGAATCAATTGAAGAAGGCGATGCAAAACACTTTGCCTATTCAAGCCACTCTCCAGGCCAGTGAATATGATGAGCTGAAGAAACTCGCGGACCAAATTAATCCTTGTGAATTCCTGCTTGAAAAAATAGAAAAGGAGTTGAAGGAGGAGGTGCCTTTAAATGCTTCGGTAGGAAATATCATTAGAGATGGAATCGACGAAGAATTAGATGAGCTAAGAGGCATTGCTTACTCAGGTAAAGATTACCTGGTTCAAATACAGCAGAGAGAGAGTCAGCGTACTGGCATTCCATCTTTGAAAATAGCTTATAATAAAGTATTCGGATATTATCTGGAAGTGAGCAATGCTCATAAAGATAAAGTACCTGGTGAATGGATCAGAAAGCAGACCCTTGTAAATGCCGAGAGATATATCACCGAAGAGCTGAAGGTGTATGAAGAAAAGATCTTACATGCTGAGGATAAGCTTTTTGTAATAGAGCAGCGCATATTTAACGAGCTGGTTTTAACAGCTGCTGAATATGTAACTCAAATTCAGCAAAATGCTAGAATTTTGGCAGTAGTAGATTGTCTTTCTTCTTTCGCTGAGGTGGCCAAGGCCAATAAATATGTGAAGCCAGAGGTTAATGATTCCACTACTCTGGATATTAAAGAAGGAAGACACCCGGTTATAGAAAGGCAATTACCCATAGGTGAATCTTATGTTCCGAATGATGTCTTTATTGATAATGATAATCAACAAATCATTATCATCACCGGTCCTAACATGGCGGGTAAGTCAGCCCTCTTGAGGCAGACAGCCTTGATTACCCTAATGGCTCAGATGGGAGCCTATGTTCCGGCTAAAAGTGCATCTATTGGTATTGTAGATAAGGTATTTACCAGAGTTGGAGCGTCAGATAACCTGTCAAAAGGTGAGTCTACATTTATGGTGGAGATGACGGAAACGGCCAGTATCCTAAATAACCTCAGTGACCGTAGTTTGGTGCTGATGGATGAGATTGGTAGAGGTACAAGTACTTACGATGGTGTTTCCATAGCCTGGTCTATCGTGGAGTTCCTGCATAATCATCCGGATAGCCGTGTAAAAACATTATTCGCTACCCACTATCATGAGCTGAATCAGCTGGAAGAGGATTTTCCACGAATTAAAAATTTTAATGTCTCTGTAAAAGAGGTGGGTGATAAAATCATCTTCATGCGAAAGCTGAAAGAAGGTGGTAGTGAGCATAGTTTTGGTATTCATGTGGCTCAGCTTGCGGGTATGCCTAATCAGGTAGTAATTCGCGCCAATGAGATTATGCACTTCCTGGAAAAGGATAAACATAAGAACGATACAAGGAAAAAACTGGAAGAGGTGCCAAAAGCTAACTTCCAAATGAACTTGTTTGAGGCTGATCCTCGTTTTAAAGAAATAAAGGGTATGCTTGAAATGCTGGATATCAATACCATTTCTCCGGTAGAAGCCTTGCTCAAACTCAATGAGTTAAAGACAGTTTTAGAAAAAAATAATTAA